One window from the genome of Emys orbicularis isolate rEmyOrb1 chromosome 10, rEmyOrb1.hap1, whole genome shotgun sequence encodes:
- the TLNRD1 gene encoding talin rod domain-containing protein 1, with product MASGGSGKSTSEVSSSAVPSSSSLQRKKLVSICDHCKIKMQLVADLLLLSSETRPVNTESLSVFGESFEKCRDTIIARTKGLSILTHDVQSQLNMGRFGEVGDSLVDMGNLVVSLTECSAHAAYLAAVETPGAQPALPGLVDRYKVTRCRHEVEHGCGILKNTPLPDMSPQLLLEVSQNMSKNLKFLTDACVLASEKSKDRFAKEQFKLSVKCMSTSASALLACVKEVKTSPSELTRNRCVLFSGPLVQSVHALVGFATEPQFLGKAATINPEGKAVQTAILGGAMSVVSACVLLTQCLRDIAQHPESSTKMTDYRERLRNSACAVSEGCNLLSQALRERSSPRTLPPVNSNSVN from the coding sequence ATGGCTAGCGGTGGCTCTGGCAAGTCCACTAGCGAGGTGTCCAGCAGCGCCGTCCCCAGCAGCAGCTCGCTGCAGAGGAAGAAACTCGTCTCAATCTGCGACCACTGCAAGATCAAGATGCAACTGGTGGCGGATCTGCTCCTGCTGTCCAGCGAGACCAGGCCGGTGAACACCGAGAGCCTCTCGGTCTTCGGGGAGTCCTTCGAGAAGTGCAGGGACACGATCATTGCCAGGACCAAGGGGCTCTCCATCCTGACCCACGATGTCCAGAGCCAGCTCAACATGGGGCGCTTCGGGGAAGTGGGGGACAGCCTGGTGGATATGGGGAACCTGGTGGTCTCCCTCACTGAGTGCTCTGCCCATGCTGCCTACCTGGCTGCTGTGGAGACACCAGGGGCTCAGCCTGCTCTGCCCGGCTTGGTGGATCGCTACAAGGTGACCAGATGCAGGCACGAGGTGGAGCATGGCTGTGGGATCTTAAAAAACACCCCTTTGCCAGACATGAGCCCTCAGCTCCTGCTGGAGGTTTCCCAGAACATGTCCAAGAACTTGAAATTCCTGACAGATGCTTGTGTCTTGGCCAGTGAGAAATCCAAGGATAGGTTTGCCAAGGAGCAGTTCAAACTCAGCGTCAAGTGCATGAGCACCAGCGCCTCTGCCCTCCTGGCATGTGTCAAGGAGGTCAAGACTTCACCCAGTGAGCTGACCAGGAACCGGTGCGTCTTGTTCAGTGGACCCTTGGTGCAATCTGTCCATGCTCTGGTGGGCTTTGCCACTGAGCCCCAGTTTTTGGGTAAAGCTGCCACCATTAATCCAGAGGGCAAAGCTGTGCAAACTGCCATTCTAGGAGGGGCCATGAGCGTGGTATCTGCTTGCGTGCTTCTGACCCAATGCCTCAGGGATATAGCCCAACACCCAGAAAGTAGCACCAAAATGACAGATTACAGGGAAAGGTTGAGGAACTCGGCTTGCGCCGTCTCAGAAGGTTGCAACCTGCTATCTCAGGCACTAAGAGAAAGATCTTCACCCAGGACTTTACCGCCAGTGAACTCCAATTCTGTGAATTAA